The Terriglobia bacterium sequence TGAAGCCTTGCAGGCGCTGTCGCCCCAGTTCGAGAAGCTGTACTCGTGGACCGGTCGGGCGTCGATTCCGCCGGAGAAGCTGCTGCGCGCCCTGTTGCTGCAATCGTTCTATAGTATTCGCAGTGAACGGCTCTTGATGGAACAACTGAATGGAATGCACTGGGGTCGGACCAAGCTAACTTGCTTTAAGATAAGAGAATAAGTTCCAAAACCGGGTGTTTTCGAGGCTTAACCGGCCTTTGCTTTTGACAATCGAAAAGGTACCCACCTTGATCATGTAAAAGGTACCCACCCCCTGGGGGTTTTAATTAAAGGAATGTCATGAATCAAGTGGGGCCGGGGGCCCCCACTTGATGCATCTCCTTATTCGGCCCGGCAGGGCCGGAAGTGGCAGCCACTTCGCGACTTACAGACTTTTTTGATTTCTGTTTCTTGCTCAAACTCTCCGCAAAACGGTGACTTTCCCAGTTAAACTCATGGATCGTGCTGTGATGGGTCAGCCGGTCCAGCAAAGCGGCGGTCAGGGCGGCATCTCCAAAGACCGTGGTCCACTGAGCAAAAGCCAGGTTCGAGGTCACCACCATCGACCCCTTCTCGTAGCGGTCCGAAAACACCTGGAAGAGCAGCTGCGCTCCTTCCGGGGAGAACGGGATGTAACCCACTTCGTCGAGGATCAGCAACTGATACCGCGTCAGTCGCTCCAGGGTGCGCTTCAAGTGCCGCTCCTCGCGAGCCTCCAGCAGCGTATTGACCAGATCGGCGGCGGTCTGAAACAACACCCGGTAGCCGCGCCGGCAGGCTTCCACGCCCAGCACCGTGGCGGCGTGGGTTTTGCCCGTCCCGTGCTTGCCGATCAGAATGATGTTCTCCCGTCGCGCGATGTAATGTCCTTCGGCATACTCGCGCAACTGCAGCGCTTCGAGGCCCGGCCACTTGGCCAGTTCGGTGTTTTCCAGCGTCTTGAGCACCGGGAAGCGGGCTTCGTACAATCGCCGTTCCAGTTGCCGGGCCCGGCGCTGTTCCACTTCGGTCGTGGTCAGATCCAGCAAGTAACTCTCGTAACTTTGGGCGGACTCTCGTGCGGCGCGTCCGCATTCCCGGTACTGGCGTAACATGGCCGGCAGCTTCAGCCGGTGCAGATGATCGTCCAACAACACTTCTTCGGAGGCTCGACTCATCGCGCGCCTCCTTCCAACAGCCGGTCATAGTGGGAGAGATCCCCCAACGCGATCTGCCGGTCCGTCACTCCGGGAATCAGATCGCATTCCAGCGGAGGACACTGCCATCCGGGGCTGTCTTGTCGCACCAGCAGATGTTTCACCGCTTCATACCCGTAGGTCTGAAACTGGAGCGCTTCCGCGACCGCGGATTGGATTCGTTCCGCCGGGTAACTGCCATGCAATTGCAGCACCTCCACAAACTCACGCGTGCCCCGGTTGTCCCCCAACCGCCGACGCAATTGCCCCAGCAAGGTCTCGTAGTCGGAGGGCCACTCGGCCCGCCACTGCCGAATCGGCCGCGCCGTTTCAAAGGCCCCGATGCGCTGATGAATCAGCGCCAGGTAATGCAACGCATGGATCTGCCACTTGCTGTTGCCGAACAGCCGGGCGTGATCCGCCACACATGTCTGATCGGCATAAACGCGCACACGATCGCAGCCCATCTGCGCTTCCATCCAGCGACCGACGTAGGCCGTCGGCACGGAGTAACGATTGCGATCCACCTGCACCGTGCTGTAGCGAGAGACTTTCACGGGCAACAGTTTGTGATTTTCAAACGGAGTGGCGGGAAGCGAGATCAATCGCGCCTGCTCCTCCTCATGCCGCTCCTCGATCGTGCGGCGGTCCTCGCGCCCTGCAATGGGACGCGTTCCTTGTTCCAGGCATCGTTCCAGCAGGAGCGCATTGAGTTCTTCGAAACTCTCCACTTCCGGGATCGGCACCAGAAAGTTGCGCCGGGCATAGCCAACCAATCCCTCCACTCCCCCTTTTTCCTGCCCCCGGGCGGGATTACAGAAACGCGCTTCAAAACTGTAGTAACTGCGAAACGAGATAAACCGCTGCTGTTCCCGACGCGCCTGGCCTCGCAGCACCTGTGCCACTGCCGATGTCAGATTATCGAAAACAAGAATCGGGAAAACTCCGCCAAAATAATCGAAGGCTCGTTGGTGGCCATCAAAAAACATCTCCTGGCGTTCCCACGGGTAGGCCCGGACAAACGGCTTGCCGCTGTAACGCGAGCGCATGCAAAACAGCTTCACGGTCAGCGGTTCCCCGGCCATGACCACTTGGGCGCTCCCCCAATCGACCTCGGCCTCCCGCGCCACTTCCGGATCCAGCGGAATCACCGCCGCCACTCGCCCGTCTCCCCGTTGCGCTTTGAACTCCCGCACCCACCGTCGCACCGAGGACTGCGCTCCTTCAAAGTTATACTCCTCCACCAGCCGGGTGAAAATCCGTCGGCTGGTATGGCGTTGCTTGCGGGGGGCTTGCCGGTCGGTCTCCAGCCACCCTTGGACCACCGCCGCCACGGGCTCCATCCGTGGCCTGAACCGGCTCTTTTGCCGCCGATAAAGAGGCTCCATTCCTTTCAGTACTTTACGAATCGTCTTCCGGCAATGCCCGGTCTCTCGTGCAATTTGTCGAATGCTCTTGTGGTACACCCGCGAGGCCGTCCGTATCAGTTCATACTGATCCATCCCGATCATCCTTCCTCCTCTGCTCGACGCTGCTTCCCTGAGTCGCAGGACTCTAGCAGAGGGGTGAGGGGGGGTGGGTCCCTTTTACATGATCATTTGCCCTCCAGGTGGTCCCCTTTTACGTTATCATTATCAATCAATTCCATCAGCCGTTCGTAATCGATGATCCTGTACCGTGCCTTGGGATGCTGGATTTCCACGTACCCACATTCGGGCCATTCCTCCGGATGGGCGACCACCCCGGCCCGCACCATGTTCAAATCAATATACGCCACATGGTAGCGATCTTCCCAAAAGGCGCCACCCCTCTTCTTCCGC is a genomic window containing:
- a CDS encoding transposase, translating into MRGADIQQSVMFSYLSPEQRVPEDHPLRPIRKMVDEALQALSPQFEKLYSWTGRASIPPEKLLRALLLQSFYSIRSERLLMEQLNGMHWGRTKLTCFKIRE
- the istB gene encoding IS21-like element helper ATPase IstB yields the protein MSRASEEVLLDDHLHRLKLPAMLRQYRECGRAARESAQSYESYLLDLTTTEVEQRRARQLERRLYEARFPVLKTLENTELAKWPGLEALQLREYAEGHYIARRENIILIGKHGTGKTHAATVLGVEACRRGYRVLFQTAADLVNTLLEAREERHLKRTLERLTRYQLLILDEVGYIPFSPEGAQLLFQVFSDRYEKGSMVVTSNLAFAQWTTVFGDAALTAALLDRLTHHSTIHEFNWESHRFAESLSKKQKSKKSVSREVAATSGPAGPNKEMHQVGAPGPT
- the istA gene encoding IS21 family transposase — encoded protein: MIGMDQYELIRTASRVYHKSIRQIARETGHCRKTIRKVLKGMEPLYRRQKSRFRPRMEPVAAVVQGWLETDRQAPRKQRHTSRRIFTRLVEEYNFEGAQSSVRRWVREFKAQRGDGRVAAVIPLDPEVAREAEVDWGSAQVVMAGEPLTVKLFCMRSRYSGKPFVRAYPWERQEMFFDGHQRAFDYFGGVFPILVFDNLTSAVAQVLRGQARREQQRFISFRSYYSFEARFCNPARGQEKGGVEGLVGYARRNFLVPIPEVESFEELNALLLERCLEQGTRPIAGREDRRTIEERHEEEQARLISLPATPFENHKLLPVKVSRYSTVQVDRNRYSVPTAYVGRWMEAQMGCDRVRVYADQTCVADHARLFGNSKWQIHALHYLALIHQRIGAFETARPIRQWRAEWPSDYETLLGQLRRRLGDNRGTREFVEVLQLHGSYPAERIQSAVAEALQFQTYGYEAVKHLLVRQDSPGWQCPPLECDLIPGVTDRQIALGDLSHYDRLLEGGAR